From Rhodohalobacter mucosus:
AAAGGTGCCGGCACCGCATCGATGCATCCCATTCAAACATTCCGGAAAGGAGATAATGCCGGCCGTTTCCAAGGAATTACGATCTCCCTGGAAGGAGATTTTGAAGCCAAAGCCCTTCTGAAACCACTCGTAAAACAAATGCGGGCAAAGCACATTGATGTAACTCCGGGCCAGAAACAAGCTCTGCACATTGGTGCCGTATTCACCTCCAACTACCTTGTTTCCCTTTTTCGAACCGTTGAAGAGTATCTTGAAGCAGAAGAGATTGAGGACGGTATCACAATCATGCGTCCCCTTGTTGAGCAGACAATGCGAAACATTTTTGAAAAAGGCACTTCTGAAGCGTTAACGGGCCCTGTGAGCCGCGGTGATGTTCAAACGGTTGAATCGCATCTTAGCCGCCTCATTTTTTACCCCGAACATCAGGCGCTTTATCGCCGGCTCGGCAAAACCGCACTGGATATTGCCAGGGAATCGGGCAGCCTTACCGAAGAGGAAGCGGATAAACT
This genomic window contains:
- a CDS encoding Rossmann-like and DUF2520 domain-containing protein, with the protein product MTYEQQFSVTIIGTGAVGSALQDFFLSNGYTVISAVNQTSGLPEESHRYGDVIFITTPDDAIKSVSESLAAKEIKWAGKTAVHCSGGLSSDQLSALASKGAGTASMHPIQTFRKGDNAGRFQGITISLEGDFEAKALLKPLVKQMRAKHIDVTPGQKQALHIGAVFTSNYLVSLFRTVEEYLEAEEIEDGITIMRPLVEQTMRNIFEKGTSEALTGPVSRGDVQTVESHLSRLIFYPEHQALYRRLGKTALDIARESGSLTEEEADKLMQLFE